A part of Rhinolophus ferrumequinum isolate MPI-CBG mRhiFer1 chromosome 11, mRhiFer1_v1.p, whole genome shotgun sequence genomic DNA contains:
- the CTSF gene encoding cathepsin F encodes MAPWLPLLSLLGLLPGASSAPPGRAAGAQSWEAASSELLGPARFALEMYNRGRAAGARAALGAVRGRVRRTGQGSLYSLKATLEEPPCNDPMVCQLPVSKKTLLCTFEILDELGKHMLLRRDCAPVDTKITDDRNETFSSFLPLLNMDPLPKDLSVKMASIFKDFVTTYNRTYETKEEAQWRMSVFVNNMVRAQKIQALDRGTAQYGVTKFSDLTEEEFRTIYLNPLLKEEPRKKMRLAKSISDPAPPEWDWRDKGAVTKVKNQGMCGSCWAFSVTGNVEGQWFLKQGDLLSLSEQELVDCDKVDKACLGGLPSNAYSAIKTLGGLETEDDYSYLGHLQTCNFSAEKVKVYINDSVELSQNEQKLAAWLANKGPISVAINAFGMQFYRHGISRPLRPLCSPWFIDHAVLLVGYGNRSAIPFWAIKNSWGTDWGEEGYYYLHRGSGACGVNIMASSAVVN; translated from the exons ATGGCCCCCTGGCTGCCCCTGTTGTCTTTGCTGGGGCTGCTCCCGGGCGCTTCCTCAGCCCCGCCCGGCCGAGCCGCCGGTGCTCAGTCTTGGGAGGCCGCGTCCTCGGAGCTGCTGGGGCCCGCCCGCTTCGCCCTGGAGATGTACAACCGCGGTCGGGCTGCCGGGGCGCGGGCCGCGCTGGGAGCCGTGCGCGGTCGCGTCCGTCGG ACGGGCCAGGGGTCGCTGTACTCCCTGAAGGCGACGCTGGAGGAGCCGCCCTGCAATGACCCCATGGTGTGTCAGCTCCCTGTGTCTAAGAAAACTCTG CTCTGCACCTTCGAAATCCTCGATGAGCTGGGAAAACACATGCTGCTGAGGCGGGACTGTGCCCCAGTGGATACCAAGATTACAG ATGACAGAAACGAGACTTTCAGTTCATTCCTTCCACTGTTAAACATGGACCCCCTGCCCAAG GACCTTTCTGTGAAGATGGCTTCGATCTTCAAGGACTTTGTCACCACCTATAATCGGACATATGAAACAAAGGAGG AAGCCCAGTGGCGCATGTCCGTCTTTGTCAATAACATGGTGCGAGCGCAGAAGATCCAGGCCCTGGACCGTGGCACAGCTCAGTATGGCGTCACCAAGTTCAGTGACCTCACAG AGGAGGAGTTCCGAACCATCTACCTGAATCCCCTCCTGAAAGAGGAGCCCAGAAAGAAGATGCGCCTAGCCAAGTCCATCAGCGACCCTGCCCCACCTGAGTGGGACTGGAGGGACAAGGGGGCTGTCACCAAAGTCAAGAACCAG GGCatgtgtggctcctgctgggccTTCTCAGTCACAGGCAACGTGGAGGGCCAGTGGTTCCTGAAACAGGGGGATCTGCTCTCCCTGTCTGAACAGG AGCTCGTGGACTGTGACAAAGTGGACAAGGCCTGCTTGGGCGGCTTACCCTCCAACGCCTACTCGGCCATAAAGACTCTGG GAGGGCTGGAGACAGAGGACGACTACAGCTACCTTGGCCACTTGCAGACCTGCAACTTCTCTGCAGAGAAGGTCAAGGTCTACATCAATGACTCAGTGGAGCTAAGCCAGAATGAGCAAA AGCTGGCGGCCTGGCTGGCCAACAAGGGCCCCATCTCTGTCGCCATCAACGCCTTTGGCATGCAG TTCTACCGCCATGGGATCTCCCGCCCACTGCGGCCCCTCTGCAGCCCTTGGTTCATTGACCATGCTGTGCTGCTCGTGGGCTACGGCAACC gctctgccattcccttctgggcCATCAAGAACAGCTGGGGCACTGACTGGGGCGAGGAG gGTTACTACTACTTGCATCGTGGGTCCGGGGCCTGTGGAGTGAACATCATGGCCAGCTCAGCGGTGGTGAACTGA